GCCCAGAATGCAGTTTCAAAACAGCAATTGGATACCCAAGTGGCCCTTGTCGCTCAAGATGAGGGAGTGGTAAAAAGCGATCGGGGGGCTGTGGCGGCTGCTAAACTTCAATTGAATTATTGCCACATCGCCTCTCCCATTGGTGGTCGTATTGGTCTGCGTCTGGTGGATCCCGGTAACATGGTTCATGCGTCTGACGCGAATGGCTTGTTGCTGATCACCCAACTCCAACCTATCACTATTGTTTTTACACTTCCTGAAGATAACATCCCAAAGATAATGGAAATGGTTAATAAAACTTTCCAACTCACGGTAGAGGCCTATAACCGTGATAAATCCCAAAAGCTGGCCTCAGGGAAATTACTCACTCTGGATAATCAAATTGATCCGAATACAGGAACCTTGAAACTCAAGGCCGTTTTTGACAACAAAGACAATTTGTTATTTCCCAATCAATTTGTGAATGTTCGGCTTTTGCTCGAGACCAAGCAAGATCAGGTTTTGATTCCTCCGGTGGCCGTTCAGCGCGGCTCTCAAGGGACTTTTGTTTATGTGGTGGCAGCAGATAATAAGGTCGAGATGCGGCCGGTGAAGCTGGGTCTTGTCGAAGGAAATAATGCCTTAATCGAAAGTGGTCTGCAGCCCGGAGAAACTGTGGTGATTGATGGAGCCGATAAACTTCAACCGGGAAGTTCTGTCAAGGTTCAAGCGCCCAATAACAATTCCAATGCTTCAGACGCTGCCTCTACCGAATCCAAACCGGGGACGAGGAAGTCTAAAAAATGAGTCCTTCCCGTATTTTTATTTTACGTCCAGTGGCCACTTCGCTCTTGATGCTTGGACTTTTTTTGGTGGGTCTCTTTGCCTTTCGCGAATTGCCTATTTCTGCTCTTCCCCAAGTGGATTATCCGACCATTCAGGTGCAGACTTTTTATCCAGGCGCCAATCCAGAAGTCATGACCTCTTCGGTGACCAGTCCTCTCGAGCGGCAATTTGGCCAGTTACCGGGGCTGACACAAATGACTTCAACGAGTTCTTTTGGAAGTTCTCTCATCATTTTACAATTTTCTCTTAACCTGAATATCGATGTGGCCGAACAAGAAGTCCAGGCGGCAATTAATGCCGCTTCGAGTTATCTTCCCCGGGATCTTCCTAATCCTCCCATTTACAGTAAAAACAATCCGGCGGATGCTCCTATTCTCACTTTAGCTCTTACTTCGGACATCTTGCCGCTTCCCCAGGTGGAAGAGTTGGCGGATACCCGACTTGCTCAAAAAATTTCTCAGCTGCCTGGCATAGGTCTCGTGAGCATTAGCGGAGGACAGCGTCCCGCCGTGCGTGTTCAAGTCAATCCTACGGCGATTGCTTCCTATAGCATGAGTTTGGAAGATATTCGAACGGCCTTGGGACAGGCGAATGTGGACCAGGCCAAAGGGGTCTTTGATGGTCCGAGGCAATCCTGGACCATTGGCGCCAATGATCAGCTTCTTTCCAGCAAAGAATATGCCCCTCTCATTGTTGCTTATCGTAAGGGCGCACCTATCCGCTTATCGGATGTGGCGACCGTGGTCGATAGTGCAGAAAATATCCGACAAGCGGCCTGGGTGAATACCAGGCCCACCGTGTTGCTCAATATTCAGCGCCAACCGGGGACCAATATTATTGGCTTGGTCGACAACATTCAGAAAGTGCTTCCTCAACTCAAGGCCTCACTTCCTTCTACCGTTCAGGTTTCCATTATTTCCAATCGGACCACGACCATTCGTGCTTCGGTGGAGGATGTAGAGCTTGAACTGGTTTTGACTATCTTTTTGGTGGTGGCAGTTATTTTTGTTTTCTTGAGAAGTTTTTCCGCCACTCTCATTCCGGGCATCGCGGTTCCTTTGTCGCTCATTGGCACTTTTGGCGTCATGTATCTATTGGGCTACAGTCTGGACAATTTGTCGCTCATGGCCCTCACCATCTCCACCGGTTTCGTCGTCGATGATGCGATTGTGATGGTTGAGAATATCATGCGCTATATTGAAGGGGGAGAGCCTCCGCTGGAAGCCGCCTTGAAGGGAGCCCGTGAGATTGGATTTACCATCGTTTCACTCACGGTCTCTTTAATTGCAGTGCTGATTCCCTTGCTTTTCATGGGTGATATTGTGGGTCGTCTCTTTCGGGAATTTGCAGTGACCTTGGCGGTGACCATCATGATGTCCGCTATTATCTCTCTCACGCTCACACCCATGATGGCTTCCAAAATTTTAAAACACAAAGAAGAGGGACAGCAAGGGCGCTTCAGTCGGCTTTTTGAAAAATATTTTAACCTCACCCTCGAATCTTATGGGAAGTGGTTAAAGTTTGTCTTGAGACATCAAAAAGAAACGATAGCCATTGCTTTAGGAACTTTATTCCTCACCTTTCTGATGTTTTATTTTGTGTCTAAGGGATTTTTCCCTGTGCAAGATACGGGCGTGATTCTTGGGATTTCTGATGCCTCACAAAGTATTTCTTTTGCCCAAATGGCGCAGCATCAGCAAGAGTTGGTGAAGGCCATTCTTCAAGATCCTGCGGTAGAAAATCTTTCTTCTTTTATCGGAGTCGATGGGGCAAACAGCACTCCCAACAGCGGGCGTATTCAAATCATCTTAAAACCTCGGGAAGATCGGGATGCAAACGCCTCCGAAGTTATTCTTCGTCTTCAAAAACGTTTGGCCGATATTCCGGGCATCACCCTGTATATGCAGCCTATACAAGATCTGACGGTAGAAAACAGGATCAGCCGTACCCAATATCAATATACGATTGAAAGCCCCAGTTCAAAAGAATTGGCCCTGTGGGCCCCTCAGCTTTTGGAGAAATTAAAATCCCTCAAAGATTTAAAAGATGTGGCGAGTGATCAACAAAATAATGGACTGGGGCTTTTTCTCAACCTGGATCGGGATACGATGTCACGT
The sequence above is a segment of the Deltaproteobacteria bacterium genome. Coding sequences within it:
- a CDS encoding MdtA/MuxA family multidrug efflux RND transporter periplasmic adaptor subunit; translation: MIFWQRRLWLKQPLWRWMGLGLFLFLAIWAFHTRSKPDKKTGLAVSVATAELGDIPFYLDGLGSVTAYYSVTVRSRVDGQLISAPFTEGHFVQKGEVLAEIDPRPFQAQLAQAEGQLAKDEALLTNARLDLQRYKGLFAQNAVSKQQLDTQVALVAQDEGVVKSDRGAVAAAKLQLNYCHIASPIGGRIGLRLVDPGNMVHASDANGLLLITQLQPITIVFTLPEDNIPKIMEMVNKTFQLTVEAYNRDKSQKLASGKLLTLDNQIDPNTGTLKLKAVFDNKDNLLFPNQFVNVRLLLETKQDQVLIPPVAVQRGSQGTFVYVVAADNKVEMRPVKLGLVEGNNALIESGLQPGETVVIDGADKLQPGSSVKVQAPNNNSNASDAASTESKPGTRKSKK
- a CDS encoding multidrug efflux RND transporter permease subunit, with amino-acid sequence MSPSRIFILRPVATSLLMLGLFLVGLFAFRELPISALPQVDYPTIQVQTFYPGANPEVMTSSVTSPLERQFGQLPGLTQMTSTSSFGSSLIILQFSLNLNIDVAEQEVQAAINAASSYLPRDLPNPPIYSKNNPADAPILTLALTSDILPLPQVEELADTRLAQKISQLPGIGLVSISGGQRPAVRVQVNPTAIASYSMSLEDIRTALGQANVDQAKGVFDGPRQSWTIGANDQLLSSKEYAPLIVAYRKGAPIRLSDVATVVDSAENIRQAAWVNTRPTVLLNIQRQPGTNIIGLVDNIQKVLPQLKASLPSTVQVSIISNRTTTIRASVEDVELELVLTIFLVVAVIFVFLRSFSATLIPGIAVPLSLIGTFGVMYLLGYSLDNLSLMALTISTGFVVDDAIVMVENIMRYIEGGEPPLEAALKGAREIGFTIVSLTVSLIAVLIPLLFMGDIVGRLFREFAVTLAVTIMMSAIISLTLTPMMASKILKHKEEGQQGRFSRLFEKYFNLTLESYGKWLKFVLRHQKETIAIALGTLFLTFLMFYFVSKGFFPVQDTGVILGISDASQSISFAQMAQHQQELVKAILQDPAVENLSSFIGVDGANSTPNSGRIQIILKPREDRDANASEVILRLQKRLADIPGITLYMQPIQDLTVENRISRTQYQYTIESPSSKELALWAPQLLEKLKSLKDLKDVASDQQNNGLGLFLNLDRDTMSRFGITPQMIDNTLYDAFGQRQVSTIFTQSNQYHVVLEAKPEWQKDLEGLGGIYIATPSGAQVPLMSLVRSETISTPLSINHQGQFPSVTLSFNLASSVSLGSAVEAIHKATTELKMPASIQTNFQGTAQAFEASLQNQLVLILAAIITVYIVLGILYESYIHPVTILSTLPSAGVGAILALILFRQDLGIIALIGIILLIGIVKKNAIMMIDFALEAERKEKKSPAEAIYQASLLRFRPIMMTTLAALLGAVPLAFGSGTGSELRRPLGITIIGGLLFSQLLTLFTTPVIYLQFDRLKTWFAEWRKKARHENKEPIPLEGL